One stretch of Pandoraea oxalativorans DNA includes these proteins:
- a CDS encoding class II aldolase/adducin family protein produces the protein MNSPHNSFAAFAIPTPLGAPLPKPRVFESVEEERVDRKLRLAVAFRIFARFGLAEGIAGHITVRDPEFHDRFWVNRYAQHFSSIHPDDLILVDEAGGLHHGEGPVNAAAMAIHAGIHATLPHVTAAAHTHTTHGRAFSARTRELSPINQEACLFYDDHVLFRGDVLVLGADEGRRIAQSMGHKRAAVLLNHGLLTVGSSVDAAAYRFLAMERCAQVQLLAEAAGPLEVLSDAEAREVFRLLGSDYVAWLGYQGLYEQVLREHPDLMSAR, from the coding sequence ATGAATTCCCCGCACAATAGCTTTGCCGCCTTCGCCATCCCCACACCGCTCGGCGCGCCACTGCCAAAGCCCCGCGTATTCGAAAGCGTCGAAGAAGAGCGCGTCGACCGGAAGCTGCGGCTGGCGGTCGCGTTCCGCATCTTCGCGCGCTTCGGGCTGGCCGAAGGTATCGCCGGGCACATCACCGTGCGCGACCCCGAGTTCCACGACCGCTTCTGGGTCAATCGCTACGCACAGCACTTTTCGTCGATCCACCCGGACGACCTGATTCTCGTCGACGAGGCCGGTGGCCTGCATCACGGCGAAGGCCCGGTCAACGCCGCCGCCATGGCGATCCACGCCGGGATCCACGCCACGCTGCCCCATGTGACGGCCGCCGCGCACACGCACACCACGCACGGGCGCGCCTTCTCTGCGCGCACGCGCGAACTCTCCCCCATCAATCAGGAAGCGTGTCTGTTCTACGACGATCACGTGCTGTTTCGCGGCGACGTGCTGGTGCTCGGTGCCGACGAAGGACGCCGCATCGCGCAGTCGATGGGCCACAAGCGCGCGGCGGTACTGCTCAATCATGGCTTGCTGACGGTCGGCTCGTCGGTCGACGCCGCCGCCTATCGCTTTCTCGCGATGGAGCGTTGCGCGCAAGTGCAGTTACTCGCCGAAGCGGCCGGCCCGCTGGAAGTCCTCTCCGACGCCGAAGCCCGCGAGGTCTTCCGTCTGCTCGGTTCGGACTACGTCGCATGGCTCGGGTATCAGGGCCTCTACGAGCAGGTGCTGCGCGAGCACCCGGACCTGATGTCGGCACGTTGA
- a CDS encoding LysR substrate-binding domain-containing protein, with protein MRLGVPSLSALQAFEASARHQNFATAAQELALTHGAVCKRVGELEKHLGVPLFERVKQRLVLTAAGAEYAKRIRVHLDQIRRDTLDVVQQGRETELEIAVGVTFAAQWLIPRLDDFYANTRDVRLHILGRDQPVFFDDSAFDAAIYFSTRLWPGMPGTALVTDDSLVLVAAPRLLDGRASLSLEQIAEHSWICPRDLPRAWDDWFASQGLQDGANAADIKPQRSAQRYDMFVMAINAAVAGLGVALLPRVLIEREMVSGALVQAHAHTLANPQTIYFSYPAQRRDWAPLRQFDAWLRNAVDRYLAERR; from the coding sequence ATGCGTCTGGGCGTTCCCAGCCTCTCGGCGTTGCAGGCCTTCGAGGCCAGCGCCCGTCACCAGAACTTCGCCACCGCGGCCCAAGAGCTTGCGCTCACGCACGGCGCCGTCTGCAAGCGGGTCGGGGAGTTGGAGAAGCATCTGGGCGTGCCGTTGTTCGAGCGGGTGAAGCAACGGCTCGTGCTCACCGCTGCCGGGGCCGAATACGCCAAACGCATTCGTGTGCATCTCGATCAGATTCGCCGCGATACGCTGGACGTCGTGCAGCAGGGGCGAGAGACCGAATTGGAAATCGCCGTCGGTGTGACGTTTGCCGCGCAGTGGCTCATTCCACGACTGGACGACTTCTACGCGAACACACGCGACGTGCGTCTGCATATTCTCGGGCGCGATCAGCCCGTCTTCTTCGACGACTCTGCGTTCGACGCCGCGATCTACTTCAGCACGCGCCTATGGCCCGGCATGCCCGGTACGGCGCTCGTCACCGACGATTCGCTCGTGCTGGTGGCTGCACCACGTCTGCTTGACGGGAGGGCGTCGTTGTCGCTCGAGCAGATTGCCGAGCACTCATGGATTTGCCCGCGCGACCTGCCGCGCGCGTGGGACGACTGGTTCGCCTCGCAAGGTCTGCAAGACGGTGCGAACGCTGCCGACATCAAGCCACAGCGCAGTGCGCAGCGCTACGACATGTTCGTGATGGCGATCAACGCAGCGGTGGCCGGGCTGGGCGTCGCCCTGCTGCCGCGCGTGTTAATCGAGCGCGAAATGGTGAGCGGCGCGTTGGTGCAAGCGCACGCGCACACACTCGCCAACCCACAGACCATCTACTTCTCCTATCCTGCGCAGCGTCGCGACTGGGCACCGTTGCGCCAGTTCGATGCGTGGCTACGCAACGCCGTCGACCGATATCTCGCCGAACGCCGGTAG
- a CDS encoding MFS transporter — translation MSTLTQSLKSGNWRALVACFLYFDTGFTVWVMLGPLAPFIGKDIAMTPAQTGFLVAVPVLGAAILRVTLGNLYQACDGRKIALMGLTLSAIPSVVLLLMPGTPSYTLLLVLGVFLGVGGASFAVALPMAGSNYPPKVQGLVLGLAAAGNVGAVLDGFMFPGLAEHYGWAHAAGAALPLLALAALALVFWAKDQGVKSGSAPRAFSSFFITVFGLIALVLCVHAGAFGEGKAGVLLLPVLGALLAIAVLPRHYRGVLGERDTWVIMLVYSITFGGFVGMSSYVTTLLISLYGMPRLEAGLFMSLLAFLGALVRPIGGLVADRISGVRALVLLLAAISVIDFVFAAWMPPQGAGIALLVLVYLCFGLGNGATFQLVPQRWQGKTGLMSGIIGAAGGIGGFYLPVIMGIAKESTGSYQMGFATFGALAALAFLLVVVLRTHWMSWALPKEVPGGAVLAGGVAHVE, via the coding sequence ATGAGCACGCTCACGCAATCGTTGAAAAGTGGCAACTGGCGCGCGCTGGTTGCGTGTTTTCTCTACTTCGACACCGGTTTCACCGTCTGGGTGATGCTCGGCCCGCTGGCCCCGTTCATCGGCAAGGACATTGCGATGACGCCCGCGCAGACCGGTTTCCTCGTCGCGGTGCCGGTGCTGGGCGCAGCCATTCTGCGCGTCACGCTGGGCAATCTCTATCAAGCCTGTGACGGTCGCAAAATCGCATTGATGGGGCTGACGCTCTCGGCCATTCCGTCGGTCGTGCTGCTGTTGATGCCGGGCACCCCGTCGTACACGCTGTTGCTCGTGCTCGGCGTGTTCCTCGGTGTCGGCGGTGCAAGCTTCGCCGTGGCGCTGCCCATGGCAGGCAGCAACTATCCGCCGAAGGTGCAGGGGCTTGTGCTCGGTCTTGCGGCGGCGGGCAACGTCGGCGCAGTACTCGACGGTTTCATGTTCCCCGGGCTGGCCGAGCATTACGGCTGGGCACACGCGGCCGGTGCGGCGCTCCCGTTGCTGGCGCTCGCGGCGTTGGCGCTGGTGTTCTGGGCGAAGGATCAGGGCGTGAAGTCGGGCAGTGCGCCGCGCGCGTTCTCAAGCTTCTTCATCACCGTGTTCGGTCTCATAGCGCTGGTGCTGTGCGTGCACGCGGGCGCCTTCGGCGAAGGCAAGGCCGGGGTGCTGTTGCTGCCGGTGTTGGGCGCGCTGCTCGCCATCGCCGTGCTGCCGCGTCACTATCGCGGTGTGCTGGGCGAGCGCGACACGTGGGTCATCATGCTCGTCTACAGCATCACCTTCGGTGGCTTCGTGGGCATGTCGTCCTATGTCACGACGCTGCTGATTTCGCTCTACGGCATGCCGCGTCTGGAAGCGGGTCTGTTCATGTCGCTGCTCGCGTTCCTCGGTGCGCTGGTGCGTCCCATCGGCGGTCTGGTGGCCGACCGCATTTCCGGCGTGCGCGCGCTCGTGCTATTGCTCGCAGCGATCTCCGTCATCGACTTCGTGTTTGCCGCATGGATGCCGCCGCAAGGGGCGGGCATTGCGTTGCTGGTGCTGGTCTACCTGTGCTTCGGTCTCGGCAACGGTGCCACGTTCCAGCTCGTGCCGCAACGCTGGCAAGGCAAGACGGGCCTGATGTCGGGCATCATCGGTGCGGCGGGCGGTATCGGCGGCTTCTATCTGCCGGTCATCATGGGTATCGCCAAGGAATCGACGGGTAGCTATCAGATGGGGTTCGCCACCTTCGGTGCGCTGGCCGCGCTCGCGTTCTTGCTGGTTGTCGTGCTGCGCACGCACTGGATGTCGTGGGCGCTGCCCAAGGAGGTGCCCGGCGGTGCGGTCCTCGCGGGCGGTGTGGCGCACGTGGAGTAA
- a CDS encoding CPBP family intramembrane glutamic endopeptidase, with the protein MSRFFLCLTLAVLGLLPLSPAFSASSATGASPASNPLLNQQGMMQRVDDASYAKYREIVATFDAAIRAQQGDVALALARCQFMRNYAWAEDLQWAEKAQSNLKVCLQNLKEKFTDDPEVSVSLMENVYGKDAVAQGEALLPKARKWPAEYRARLHAALSNAYQGTQDKRNAGVQAVEAAELSPDTPVLLTAVRHLATTGEKTEARRLLMDAPTPKFVWQATSRINTALDVLPGPTARDLLLRMQTAGLKIDPYTSARAFLQAGDAASAQRTLAETKPDAPESAQNRALRLSVALAARDGKAAAAAIQSSLEYDKGNRWPLAQSYAVLMSIDPAAGMRFAFAGLMLTLLSVGLCIVLFPGLLMFPVHYVGTVRARKGRPTPPLFERIGLRHAWYGLAVLCLTTWALHAFVVSQSTQTHSGTAPVMDTLLPKLALTHFATLGIVVLLLSRTMWRLGRRQWTSSGEWKARWFIWPAALLAVSTLAAWYLAHHTTMHNTELQAWNESVVKGAMQLGGTGLALLLVAVVVPLVEEFVFRGCLLGGLTRHMSFIAANLWQAVIFACVHFDAKHFPFLVMFGLTTGWLAKKTNGLAVPIAMHMLNNAIFVLVVMSR; encoded by the coding sequence GTGTCTCGCTTCTTTCTTTGTCTGACGCTGGCGGTACTCGGCCTCCTGCCGCTCTCCCCCGCCTTCTCTGCGTCTTCGGCCACCGGTGCCTCCCCGGCAAGCAACCCGCTGCTCAATCAGCAAGGGATGATGCAACGTGTCGACGACGCCTCTTACGCCAAGTACCGGGAGATCGTCGCCACATTCGACGCCGCCATCCGTGCGCAGCAGGGCGACGTAGCACTTGCGCTCGCACGCTGCCAGTTCATGCGCAATTACGCGTGGGCCGAAGATCTGCAATGGGCCGAGAAGGCGCAGTCGAACCTGAAGGTCTGTCTGCAGAATCTGAAGGAAAAATTCACCGACGACCCGGAAGTGTCGGTATCGCTGATGGAGAACGTCTACGGCAAAGACGCTGTGGCGCAAGGCGAAGCACTACTGCCCAAAGCCAGGAAGTGGCCAGCGGAGTATCGCGCGCGTCTGCACGCTGCGCTCTCCAATGCGTATCAAGGCACTCAGGACAAACGCAACGCCGGTGTTCAGGCCGTAGAAGCGGCAGAACTGTCGCCCGACACCCCTGTGTTGCTCACCGCCGTGCGGCATCTCGCCACCACCGGCGAGAAGACGGAAGCACGACGACTGCTGATGGATGCCCCCACACCGAAGTTCGTCTGGCAAGCCACCAGCCGCATCAACACTGCGCTCGACGTGCTGCCAGGCCCCACGGCACGCGATCTGCTGTTGAGGATGCAAACGGCCGGGTTGAAGATCGATCCGTACACCAGCGCTCGCGCCTTCCTTCAGGCCGGTGACGCGGCCAGCGCACAGCGCACGCTCGCCGAGACGAAGCCCGATGCACCGGAGTCGGCGCAGAACCGTGCATTACGACTCTCGGTCGCGCTCGCTGCGCGCGACGGCAAGGCCGCCGCCGCTGCGATCCAGTCGTCGCTCGAATACGACAAGGGCAACCGCTGGCCACTGGCACAGTCGTACGCCGTGCTGATGAGCATCGACCCGGCCGCCGGAATGCGCTTCGCCTTCGCCGGGTTGATGCTCACGCTGCTGAGCGTCGGCCTTTGCATCGTGCTGTTCCCCGGCCTGCTGATGTTCCCGGTGCATTACGTGGGCACGGTGCGCGCGCGCAAGGGGCGGCCGACGCCGCCGCTCTTCGAACGCATCGGCTTACGGCACGCGTGGTATGGACTCGCAGTGCTGTGTCTCACCACATGGGCCCTCCACGCGTTCGTCGTCAGCCAGTCGACGCAGACACATTCGGGCACGGCCCCCGTCATGGACACCCTGCTGCCCAAGCTGGCGCTGACACACTTCGCGACGCTCGGCATCGTCGTCCTGCTGCTGTCGCGCACGATGTGGCGGCTGGGGCGACGTCAGTGGACGAGCTCCGGCGAGTGGAAAGCGCGCTGGTTCATCTGGCCTGCCGCGCTGCTCGCGGTGTCGACGCTCGCCGCCTGGTACCTCGCGCATCACACGACGATGCACAACACCGAATTGCAGGCATGGAACGAGTCCGTCGTGAAAGGCGCGATGCAATTGGGCGGCACGGGTCTGGCGCTCCTGCTGGTCGCCGTCGTCGTGCCGCTCGTCGAGGAATTCGTTTTCAGGGGATGCCTGCTCGGTGGCCTGACCCGGCATATGAGCTTCATCGCCGCCAACCTCTGGCAAGCGGTGATCTTCGCCTGCGTCCACTTCGATGCCAAACACTTTCCGTTCCTCGTGATGTTCGGCCTCACCACCGGCTGGCTCGCCAAAAAGACCAACGGCCTGGCCGTGCCGATCGCCATGCACATGCTCAATAACGCGATCTTTGTGCTGGTGGTGATGTCACGCTGA
- a CDS encoding DUF1345 domain-containing protein codes for MNTKLFPHLVRFHPRLLVAIAVGVLAGLFVQVLVSGEFSTVTRILIGWNAGAWSYLAMIWFMMVTAPKRSIERFAEQEDQSAALVLSVVSLSAIASVAAIVHVLASAKAGGSHHASEHVLFAAATLIGGWFLVPTIYTLHYARLYFTDTETPYALAWPDKDCDPDYWDFLYFSFTIAVASQTADIALKSRRMRRATLAQAILSFFFNLAVLGLSINIGAGLLS; via the coding sequence ATGAACACGAAGCTTTTCCCGCATCTCGTTCGCTTTCACCCGCGACTGCTCGTCGCCATCGCCGTCGGCGTGCTCGCCGGGCTGTTCGTGCAAGTGTTGGTGAGCGGCGAGTTCAGCACCGTCACCCGAATCCTGATCGGCTGGAATGCGGGCGCGTGGTCTTATCTGGCGATGATCTGGTTCATGATGGTCACCGCCCCGAAGCGCAGCATCGAACGCTTTGCCGAACAGGAAGATCAGAGCGCCGCCCTCGTGCTCTCGGTGGTCAGCCTGTCGGCCATCGCGAGTGTGGCCGCCATCGTCCATGTGCTGGCGAGCGCCAAGGCAGGCGGCTCGCATCACGCGTCGGAGCATGTGCTGTTCGCAGCAGCCACGCTTATCGGCGGCTGGTTTCTCGTGCCGACGATCTACACACTCCACTACGCGCGTCTCTACTTCACCGATACCGAAACCCCGTACGCCCTCGCGTGGCCCGACAAGGACTGCGATCCGGATTACTGGGACTTCCTGTATTTCTCGTTCACCATCGCGGTGGCATCGCAGACCGCCGACATCGCCCTGAAATCGCGCCGCATGCGACGCGCTACCCTCGCGCAAGCCATCCTCTCGTTTTTCTTCAATCTGGCGGTCCTCGGCCTGTCGATCAATATCGGCGCCGGGCTGCTCAGTTGA
- a CDS encoding cytochrome ubiquinol oxidase subunit I — translation MTAVPDALDLARLQFAFTVSFHIVFPAVSIGLASFIAVLEGLWLKTRQQHYLDLCRFWSKAFAVCFGMGVVSGVVMAYQFGTNWSGFSSFAGAVTGPLLTYEVMTAFFLEAGFLGIMLFGWNRVSPRAHFAATLCVAIGTLISTFWILASNSWMQTPQGYEIVDGRVVVLSWWDVIFNPSFPYRLAHMSIAAFVVAALVVAGTGAWHLLRGRRDPAVKTMFSMAMWLLLIFAPLQAFVGDLHGLNTREHQPAKLAAMEGLWETKTGGTPLNLFGWPDMEAETTRYALEVPHLGSLILTHSWDGEVRGLKEFPKDERPNVPLVFWSFRIMVGLGLAMIGAALAALWLRRRGTLFASRNFARAMLLLSPTGFVALLAGWVTTEAGRQPWVVYGVMRTAHAMSPVSAQQVQVSLLVLVLAYFLVFGTGVYYLLKILRGGPVLPGQSNDDASHPAAPQPKRELSWI, via the coding sequence ATGACTGCCGTTCCGGATGCCCTCGACCTCGCACGCCTGCAATTCGCGTTCACGGTCTCGTTTCACATCGTTTTCCCCGCCGTCTCCATCGGTCTGGCGAGTTTCATCGCGGTCCTTGAAGGCCTTTGGCTCAAGACCCGTCAACAGCACTATCTGGATCTGTGCCGCTTCTGGTCGAAGGCGTTTGCCGTGTGCTTCGGCATGGGCGTCGTCTCCGGCGTGGTGATGGCCTATCAGTTCGGCACGAACTGGTCGGGCTTCTCCAGTTTCGCCGGTGCCGTCACCGGGCCGTTGTTGACCTACGAGGTCATGACCGCGTTCTTCCTCGAAGCGGGCTTCCTCGGCATCATGCTGTTCGGCTGGAACCGCGTGAGCCCCCGCGCACACTTCGCGGCCACGCTGTGCGTCGCCATCGGCACGCTGATCTCGACGTTCTGGATTCTCGCGTCGAACAGCTGGATGCAAACGCCGCAGGGCTACGAAATCGTCGATGGTCGCGTGGTGGTGTTGTCGTGGTGGGACGTGATCTTCAACCCCTCCTTTCCCTACCGTCTCGCGCACATGAGCATTGCCGCGTTCGTGGTCGCCGCGCTTGTCGTGGCTGGTACCGGCGCATGGCACCTGCTGCGCGGACGCCGCGATCCTGCCGTCAAGACGATGTTCTCGATGGCCATGTGGCTTCTGCTGATCTTCGCGCCGCTGCAAGCATTCGTGGGCGATCTTCACGGCCTGAACACGCGCGAACACCAACCCGCGAAACTCGCCGCCATGGAAGGTCTGTGGGAGACGAAGACGGGGGGCACGCCGCTCAACCTTTTCGGCTGGCCCGACATGGAGGCCGAGACCACACGCTATGCGCTCGAAGTCCCGCATCTGGGCAGCCTGATCCTCACGCATAGCTGGGACGGCGAAGTGCGCGGCCTGAAGGAGTTTCCGAAAGACGAGCGTCCCAACGTGCCGCTGGTGTTCTGGAGCTTCCGCATCATGGTCGGTCTCGGTCTGGCGATGATCGGTGCAGCGCTCGCAGCGCTGTGGCTGCGTCGTCGCGGCACGTTGTTCGCGTCGCGCAACTTCGCCCGTGCGATGTTGCTGCTTTCACCGACCGGTTTCGTCGCTCTGCTCGCCGGGTGGGTGACGACCGAAGCCGGACGCCAGCCGTGGGTGGTCTACGGTGTGATGCGCACAGCGCACGCCATGTCGCCTGTGAGCGCGCAGCAGGTGCAGGTCTCGCTGCTGGTGCTGGTGCTCGCCTACTTCCTCGTGTTCGGCACCGGCGTCTACTACCTGCTCAAGATTCTGCGCGGCGGGCCGGTACTGCCGGGGCAATCGAACGACGACGCATCGCATCCCGCCGCCCCTCAACCCAAGCGAGAACTCTCATGGATCTGA
- the cydB gene encoding cytochrome d ubiquinol oxidase subunit II, translated as MDLTLAWAAIIALGLFLYVVLDGFDLGIGILFPFFPDARERDTMMNSVAPVWDGNETWLVLGGAGLLAAFPMVYSVLLSALYLPLVLMLVCLIFRGVAFEIRGKSRRTRQWWDLAFIGGSAGATFFQGVALGAYLSGISVENGQFAGDAFAWVTAFNLFTGLGLLVTYALLGACWLIGKTEGDLQRRVRVVAWPLTLALVATMAVVSLWTPLRVPLVAERWFDGEWFWRCLPVPFVVAGATFAMRRVLQRAHDATPFWLAIGLVFLGYSGLLVSAYPYAILPGITLWDAAAPDSSLSFTLWGAAFIIPVILAYTMLAYWVFRGKVAHDAHYH; from the coding sequence ATGGATCTGACCTTAGCCTGGGCCGCCATCATTGCGCTCGGCCTGTTTCTTTACGTCGTGCTCGACGGCTTCGACCTCGGCATCGGCATTCTCTTTCCGTTCTTCCCCGACGCCCGTGAGCGCGACACGATGATGAACTCCGTCGCCCCGGTGTGGGACGGCAACGAAACGTGGCTCGTCCTCGGCGGCGCGGGGCTGCTCGCCGCGTTCCCGATGGTCTATTCGGTGCTGCTCTCGGCACTCTATCTGCCGCTCGTGCTCATGCTCGTGTGCCTGATCTTCCGTGGCGTCGCGTTCGAGATTCGCGGCAAGTCGCGCCGCACGCGTCAATGGTGGGATCTGGCGTTCATCGGCGGTTCGGCAGGTGCAACGTTCTTTCAGGGCGTAGCCCTCGGCGCTTACCTGTCGGGGATTTCTGTCGAGAATGGCCAGTTTGCAGGCGACGCCTTCGCCTGGGTGACGGCCTTCAATCTCTTCACCGGTCTCGGCCTGCTCGTGACGTACGCCCTGCTCGGCGCGTGCTGGCTGATCGGCAAGACCGAGGGCGATCTGCAACGTCGTGTGCGCGTGGTCGCGTGGCCGCTGACGCTCGCGCTCGTCGCCACGATGGCGGTCGTCTCGCTCTGGACACCGCTGCGCGTCCCACTCGTGGCCGAGCGCTGGTTCGACGGCGAATGGTTCTGGCGCTGTCTGCCGGTGCCGTTCGTGGTGGCGGGGGCGACGTTCGCGATGCGCCGCGTATTGCAGCGCGCGCACGACGCCACGCCGTTCTGGCTCGCCATCGGTCTGGTGTTTCTCGGCTACAGCGGCCTGCTCGTCAGCGCCTACCCGTACGCGATTCTGCCGGGCATCACGCTGTGGGACGCCGCAGCCCCCGACTCCAGCCTGTCGTTCACGCTGTGGGGCGCGGCCTTCATCATTCCTGTGATCCTCGCCTACACGATGCTGGCGTACTGGGTCTTTCGCGGCAAGGTGGCTCACGATGCGCACTATCACTGA
- a CDS encoding YbhB/YbcL family Raf kinase inhibitor-like protein: MSVSSSAFKDGGLLPAQYAGANECGGKNTSPPLEWKNLPQATHSVVIKMTDPDGAKGGGVVHWIAYNVPASVTSLAAGAGNKSGDNITVGKNISGAEAYRGACPPVGDTPHHYIITVTATDIAPGSLPPRLDAAGLTVALAGHTLNGSTIVAQYGR; the protein is encoded by the coding sequence ATGAGCGTTTCGTCCAGCGCATTTAAAGACGGCGGTTTGCTACCTGCGCAATACGCGGGCGCCAACGAGTGCGGCGGCAAGAACACCAGCCCGCCGCTCGAATGGAAGAATCTGCCGCAGGCCACGCACAGCGTCGTGATCAAGATGACGGACCCGGACGGCGCCAAGGGCGGCGGCGTGGTCCACTGGATCGCTTACAACGTTCCGGCATCGGTGACGTCGCTGGCAGCCGGTGCAGGCAACAAGTCGGGGGACAACATCACCGTCGGCAAGAACATTTCCGGCGCCGAAGCGTATCGCGGTGCGTGCCCGCCAGTGGGCGATACGCCGCATCACTACATCATCACGGTGACGGCGACCGACATTGCGCCGGGCAGCTTGCCGCCGCGCCTCGACGCAGCCGGACTGACGGTAGCGCTTGCCGGTCACACGCTGAACGGGTCGACCATCGTCGCGCAATACGGCCGCTGA
- the folE gene encoding GTP cyclohydrolase I FolE, translating to MSHDTFDEYDWKRFLKHIGEDPERSGLHETPARVQKAWRHWTAGYGQDPAEVLKVFEDGAEQYNELIVVRGIPVYSHCEHHLAPFFGKATIGYLPNGKIVGLSKLTRLVDCFARRLQVQERLTTQVAEALMTHLQPKAVGVVVSCRHMCMESRGIRTAGEETVTSSMLGELQPNLALRTEFLALAREK from the coding sequence ATGTCTCACGACACGTTCGACGAATACGACTGGAAGCGATTCCTGAAACACATCGGCGAAGATCCGGAACGTTCCGGTTTGCATGAAACACCGGCGCGGGTGCAAAAGGCGTGGCGTCATTGGACGGCAGGTTACGGCCAGGATCCGGCCGAAGTGCTCAAGGTCTTCGAAGACGGGGCCGAGCAATACAACGAACTGATCGTGGTACGCGGCATTCCGGTGTACAGCCACTGCGAGCACCATCTCGCACCGTTCTTCGGCAAGGCGACCATCGGCTATCTGCCTAACGGCAAGATCGTCGGCCTGTCGAAGCTCACGCGTCTGGTCGATTGCTTTGCGCGTCGCCTGCAAGTACAGGAGCGCCTGACGACGCAGGTCGCCGAAGCCCTGATGACGCATCTTCAACCGAAGGCCGTCGGCGTCGTGGTGTCGTGCCGTCACATGTGCATGGAGAGCCGTGGCATTCGCACGGCAGGCGAAGAGACGGTGACCTCGTCGATGCTCGGCGAATTGCAGCCGAATCTGGCGCTGCGCACGGAATTCCTCGCGCTCGCTCGTGAGAAGTAA
- a CDS encoding lipoprotein, which translates to MTLATPTALTAIAVLALLAGCGNRGPEPWQAYVEGEFVYVASSLRHFIRALTGARLSAD; encoded by the coding sequence ATGACCCTTGCCACGCCCACAGCGCTTACCGCCATCGCTGTGCTCGCGCTGCTGGCCGGTTGTGGCAACCGTGGCCCCGAGCCGTGGCAAGCCTATGTCGAAGGTGAGTTCGTCTACGTCGCCTCCTCGCTGAGGCATTTCATCAGGGCATTGACCGGCGCGCGCTTGAGCGCCGATTGA
- a CDS encoding LysR family transcriptional regulator, producing MIRYLKTFVTAAETASFSAAGARLGLTQSAVSAQIQRLEDDLGVQLFERTGRAVSLSDDGRRLLSQAQGVIAGYQSMRGEASAFGGQAALAPITVGAILTVQLGLLPGAVQRWMALGAMPHLNIVPGMSVQLLAQLDARELDLAVMIRPRIGVPVDMKWLTLMHEPYVAIAPKGTRGTVADWSTTLPFVRYNRRSYGGDLVERYLRRHRLWVREGVELDEPEVILRMVRAGLGWAIVPATLIGLPVDADVARTAPKPGKLSKLGRSGKSGGMGVQVLPLSGAPLTRELGVLARQSALKRAPVNALMKCLSEEAT from the coding sequence ATGATCCGCTATCTCAAAACCTTCGTCACGGCAGCCGAAACCGCGTCGTTCTCCGCCGCAGGTGCGCGCCTCGGACTGACACAGTCGGCAGTCAGTGCGCAGATCCAGCGTTTGGAGGACGACCTTGGCGTGCAGCTCTTCGAGCGCACCGGGCGCGCCGTGTCGCTCTCCGACGATGGCCGCCGTCTGCTCTCGCAGGCGCAGGGCGTGATTGCGGGCTACCAGTCCATGCGCGGCGAGGCGAGCGCGTTTGGCGGTCAGGCGGCGCTCGCCCCGATCACCGTCGGTGCGATTCTGACCGTGCAGTTGGGGCTGCTGCCGGGCGCGGTGCAACGGTGGATGGCGCTCGGGGCCATGCCCCATCTGAACATCGTGCCGGGCATGTCGGTGCAACTGCTGGCTCAACTCGATGCCCGGGAACTGGATCTGGCCGTGATGATTCGTCCGCGCATCGGTGTGCCCGTCGACATGAAGTGGCTCACGCTGATGCACGAGCCGTATGTGGCCATTGCGCCGAAAGGCACGCGCGGGACCGTCGCCGACTGGAGCACGACGCTGCCGTTCGTGCGCTACAACCGGCGCTCATACGGCGGCGATCTCGTCGAGCGGTATCTGCGACGGCATCGGCTCTGGGTCCGCGAAGGCGTGGAGCTGGACGAACCGGAAGTCATCCTGCGCATGGTGCGCGCGGGGCTGGGCTGGGCCATCGTGCCCGCGACACTCATCGGTTTGCCGGTCGATGCCGATGTGGCGCGCACGGCGCCGAAGCCGGGCAAGTTGAGTAAGTTGGGCAGGTCGGGCAAGTCCGGCGGCATGGGCGTTCAGGTGCTGCCGCTGTCGGGCGCGCCGCTCACGCGAGAGCTTGGGGTTCTGGCGCGTCAATCGGCGCTCAAGCGCGCGCCGGTCAATGCCCTGATGAAATGCCTCAGCGAGGAGGCGACGTAG
- a CDS encoding VOC family protein, with protein sequence MMATPLFHLAFPVHDLDAARQFYGNVMGCAEGRSSDHWIDFDFFGHQLVAHLSPDEAGKRITNPVDGDEVPVPHFGVILDMPAWHALAERLRAASTRFVIEPHIRFAGQVGEQATLFFYDPSGNALEFKAFADMSQVFAK encoded by the coding sequence CTGATGGCCACACCGCTGTTCCATCTCGCCTTTCCCGTCCACGATCTCGACGCCGCCCGCCAGTTCTACGGCAACGTGATGGGCTGTGCCGAAGGCCGCAGCTCGGACCACTGGATCGACTTCGATTTCTTCGGCCATCAACTGGTCGCACACCTCTCGCCCGACGAGGCTGGCAAGCGCATCACGAACCCGGTCGACGGCGACGAAGTCCCCGTCCCGCATTTCGGCGTTATCCTTGACATGCCCGCGTGGCATGCACTGGCCGAGCGCCTGCGCGCCGCCAGCACCCGCTTCGTGATCGAGCCGCATATCCGCTTCGCGGGGCAGGTCGGCGAACAGGCGACATTGTTCTTCTACGACCCGTCGGGCAACGCATTGGAGTTCAAGGCGTTCGCGGATATGTCGCAGGTCTTCGCCAAGTGA